The following coding sequences lie in one Larus michahellis chromosome 29, bLarMic1.1, whole genome shotgun sequence genomic window:
- the LOC141735146 gene encoding uncharacterized protein LOC141735146 isoform X12, which yields MMESGKRNADLEEWDAKIRKLTEEFEESDTELEECDTENGELTEEIDNLTAELEERDRKISKLAAELGECDKKIKERDRKITKLAAEVRRLTALLGDRDSRLRKLTTELTKCDATIRIFTVELGEQHTKIGELTADVRDCNRKIRRLRELLEERDSEIRKQDALIRKLTEELEERKEEAGDGAAEEPEESDLERDELTEELDKVTEELGERDKKIEEITEELAERGARIDELTAELGERDAKIDELSAEVEKRDRKIDELTAELEEYKAKTRKCMEEHRKEEEKMANVTLDPETAHPRLVLSKDLKSVRWEYVLRESPDSPERFDADPCVLGCEAFTSGRHCWVVDLTEGQYCAIGVTKESLRRKGPIGFNPEEGIWAVQQWGFQNRALTSPPTLLNLPRVPKKIRVSLDYEWGEVAFYDVENKIPIFTFPPASFAGERIRPWFWVELGSISLVR from the exons GATCTCG AAGAATGGGATGCAAAAATCC GGAAGTTAACGGAAGAGTTCG aagaaagCGACACGGAACTCG aggAATGCGACACAGAAAACG GTGAACTTACAGAAGAAATTG ACAATCTGACTGCGGAGCTTG aggAACGCGATAGAAAAATCA GCAAacttgcagcagagctgg GGGAATGCgataaaaaaatca AGGAACGTGATAGAAAAATCA CCAAACTCGCAGCAGAAGTCC GCAGACTCACGGCGCTGCTCG gggaCCGAGACTCGAGGCTGC ggaaactcACCACAGAACTCA caaaatgtGATGCGACAATCA ggATATTTACGGTGGAGCTCG GCGAGCAGCACACAAAAATTG GTGAACTTACTGCAGACGTCA GGGACTGCAATCGAAAAATTC GGCGGCTGCGCGAGCTGCTGG aGGAGAGGGATTCGGAAATCC gaAAGCAGGATGCCCTCATCC gaaAATTGACGGAAGAGCTCG AGGAGCGGAAGGAAGAGGCAGGGG ACGGAGCCGCGGAGGAGCCGG AGGAGAGTGACCTGGAGAGGG acGAACTCACAGAAGAACTTG aCAAAGTCACTGAAGAACTCG GGGAACGTGATAAAAAAATAG agGAAATCACTGAAGAGCTTg cgGAACGGGGGGCACGGATCG ACGAGCTCACTGCAGAGCTGG GAGAACGTGATGCCAAAATCG ATGAACTGTCTGCGGAAGTCG AAAAACGCGATAGAAAGATTG ACGAActcactgcagagctgg AGGAATACAAAGCAAAAACGC gcaAATGCATGGAGGAGCACA ggaaagaggaagaaaagatgg CAAACGTGACGCTGGACCCGGAGACGGCCCACCCCCGCCTGGTCCTCTCCAAGGATCTGAAGAGCGTCAGGTGGGAATACGTTCTCCGGGAGTCTCCCGACAGCCCCGAGCGCTTCGACGCCGACCCTTGCGTCTTGGGTTGCGAAGCCTTCACCTCCGGGAGACACTGTTGGGTGGTGGACCTCACCGAGGGACAGTACTGCGCCATCGGGGTCACCAAAGAGTCCCTGCGGAGGAAGGGACCCATCGGCTTCAATCCCGAGGAAGGCATTTGGGCGGTGCAGCAATGGGGCTTTCAGAACCGCGCCCTCACCTCCCCTCCGACCCTCCTCAACCTGCCGCGGGTCCCCAAGAAGATCCGCGTCTCCCTCGACTACGAGTGGGGAGAGGTGGCCTTTTACGACGTGGAGAACAAAATCCCCATCTTCACTTTTCCTCCGGCTTCTTTCGCCGGGGAGCGGATCCGGCCGTGGTTTTGGGTGGAGCTGGGTTCCATCTCTCTGGTCCGATGA